From Nymphalis io chromosome 12, ilAglIoxx1.1, whole genome shotgun sequence, a single genomic window includes:
- the LOC126772137 gene encoding PHD and RING finger domain-containing protein 1 isoform X1, with protein sequence MSEEGSDDSPPRPKRKIKKVVVLSSSDSESDGSFSVAGTRRKRLRVLSDEEASDSSGSSVVRAGTRRRRTLPKLRDSEAESDSSGWSTDHVESSKPVTSASKPISGFASDSSEGNSDKCSICLLRFKEQEVGTPESCEHIFCLDCITEWSKNVNTCPVDRMTFNSIIVKACVGGRVLRKEPVKVIERRPSVEALVVEDPTVCEICGSTEDEETMLLCDGCDLGYHMQCLSPPLAEVPADQWLCPNCYVSLNGESNLLEDINLSEVEDLLEGVVDIDLPLGPRSVLLRQQRNVRRSSRNAGRFDQPSTSNAGHTNSNNLNELSVTSRGSTSLQRSSRSTNRRQGITKRRKYKRRRTKTVIIEYEVQENGKFPITKRVKKKVKKRRVKKRQPRTAARRSHVRASVRAKLATLNTAQRADIVQASNATRNNLSVRRQRAGIPSLSLYGNPHELDYFSDEDNAISEEASTAVATRSTSNILSAYRQARRKMIMVPSPPHASSAPDILSNILESQTLLHSKKSIISISVDGNVDYKLQSRKENHDKNNDVESKNEGKLDLSKANEAVRNVPSYPGQNRGGGWGGGYRGNYHREQNSNNFNRGGNYENNYGGNYQNRQGNAYNYQNNNMRRDDADYYDNFSRRPQQYSHTDDTYFDRSRRPGPMDNNRGSNYSNHQRPNDQSQGRFSLGPSWQPYSGGGPSAPTPRQDVPPIQSRHSFGGFENPVDMRMGQVPPTNTNTNSEMFVGIDAPRQEKTQPHAHQPLSDPQAYQPLTEPPVFNFQKNSEVEKSEDEKSDSGLVIDTEKYDPTEPTHDDDSGEDEPIASSDSEVPPPPAVQSILAGIDTSAMNVPPNILDTAVRQVLKEHRNLIVPPNAETHNRSDDDSDGDCPNFSIYSATSVHIANNSSSLTDEVPKEQPQDSLEDLVQEDDETPPSTSPITIPDPLNNEKKTDVSRTSTKPLVSSYDMDEKKKSEEEYKEKVSKRCPITTNTRNPIKIKLNTSSLIKRQVSLYDEEDTSQDVEANEKAEVTREMPEEKLNINCNTMSLKKHDESPKKKSPSPEKCDVPLESNEITKSERSSSPLINNVLNKDIFKKQEHIIKESVDDTVNENKNDDNKCEYIRSNTNTSLEKSEDSPKNKDESDEESHSDVDDVPIIFTEQSPKLDVEVARVDDNVEKMTESISETEDERSYTPCLDENKSNKDASFETEKDKGLEGLDTEMISEEEGNEMFSENERAASDISRASPPRVPPENEEGEIADKKKEGKKVSLRDEGAKKKKKKESKKDTKEKSKSRKKSEISFKKLSKSGKERNYRERDKNEKRSERERRDSGDANESRQRRRKEKRKDLERYDVRTVVTEKRRKQKDPFGRDVSPRGRSPSLSPPPRSPSPAPSRRRRAASRRSLSKGRRSVSRGRRSLSRIRRSPSPSRRSLSRRRSPPGRRSAGRRASPARGRSPARSRASSARRRSGTPRASPRRRSPPRRKRRRSGSRLARRRSLSASPPRRATKKKKRTRSARRAPAAVSPERKRRRSASRQAEPEPEAPSPMSRPPSPRTPPPEPEPEPRAPLRSDDELERRERRRRDPDRLRRRVRDAAGPSKEVFTSGDNILVSVSFKEQERGEEGDRRRRRETRRDRRRRRRAAVPPEVEVAKPVAIIDLERSPFRELTPSPKNVIVLSDSDPGEREGAEPGVQPPPAPEPAPEPAPPALGPKTPPEPTVPEPAAPEPVEGPDEQADAPDSERQSPDAYDPFEPTRSPSASPASASPAPEPPPPSPPRALITLEAAQRSNMSADEVLDRRPLTPVEKVMALLQSTRDASPEPAAAEPPPAPAPRIVLPSPTRVPPKLFPGKPSPIKSNPVKPMQATRLQRPPSEGGASPYSPGSSDFGELFEPPPRRARLDRKRGKTQVGVKIDEENLKILDDLPSSAVEMQVKSKMSVRAQFLKKLNRQERVVEEVKLVLKPHYIKKRVTKEEYKDILRRAVPKICHNKSGEINPTKIQALVEAYVKKFRKKHKLGLA encoded by the exons ATGAGTGAAGAAGGAAGCGATGACTCTCCGCCGCGGCCGAAGCGTAAAATCAAGAAAGTGGTAGTCTTGTCATCATCAGACTCTGAAAGCGATGGTAGCTTTAGCGTGGCGGGGACACGTAGAAAGAGATTGaga GTGCTTAGTGATGAAGAGGCAAGTGACAGCAGTGGAAGTTCAGTGGTGCGCGCTGGAACTAGACGGAGACGAACACTGCCGAAGCTTCGTGACTCTGAAGCAGAAAGCGATAGTTCCGGTTGGTCGACGGACCACGTAGAATCTTCCAAACCTGTGACTTCAGCTTCAAAACCAATCTCAGGATTTGCATCTGACAGTTCTGAAGGCAATTCTGATAAATGCTCAATATGTCTCTTGCGTTTTAAAGAACAAGAAGTAGGAACACCTGAAAGCTGTGAGCACATATTCTGTTTAGACTGTATCACAGAATGGTCGAAGAATGTTAATACATGTCCAGTGGATAGAATGactttcaattcaattattgtAAAGGCTTGTGTCGGTGGGCGCGTGTTAAGGAAGGAACCTGTAAAGGTTATTGAGCGAAGGCCTTCTGTTGAGGCTTTAGTGGTTGAAGATCCAACTGTGTGTGAG ATATGTGGCAGTACTGAAGATGAAGAAACTATGCTGTTGTGTGATGGCTGTGACCTTGGTTACCACATGCAGTGCCTCTCACCTCCACTAGCTGAG GTTCCCGCTGATCAGTGGCTTTGCCCAAATTGTTATGTTTCTCTTAATGGAGAGAGTAATCTGCTGGAGGACATAAACCTTTCTGAAGTAGAAGATTTATTGGAGGGAGTTGTTGATATAGATCTACCTCTTGGACCAAGATCTGTTTTGTTAAGGCAACAAAGAAATGTAAGGAGATCATCTAGGAATGCAGGCCGATTCGATCAACCATCAACTTCGAACGCTGGTCATACCAATAGTAACAATTTAAACGAATTGTCTGTAACATCTAGAGGCTCAACAAGTTTACAAAGAAGTTCACGTTCCACTAACAGACGGCAAGGAATAACAAAAcgtagaaaatataaaagaagaaGAACTAAAACTGTTATTATTGAATATGAGGTTCAGGAAAATGGAAAATTTCCAATTACAAAGAGGGTTAAAAAGAAAGTGAAAAAGAGAAGG gtaaaaaaaagaCAACCGCGAACCGCTGCTAGACGCTCTCATGTCCGTGCAAGTGTTCGTGCTAAACTGGCCACTCTGAACACTGCTCAGAGAGCAGATATAGTTCAAGCATCAAATGCTACCAGAAATAACCTATCTGTTCGACGTCAAAGGGCTGGTATTCCTTCACTGAGTCTATATGGGAATCCTCATGAATTAGATTACTTCTCTGATGAAGACAATGCAATCTCTGAAGAAGCATCTACTGCAGTAGCCACCAGATCAACATCTAATATACTGAGTGCATACAGACAG GCCAGAAGAAAAATGATTATGGTTCCATCTCCCCCTCATGCATCATCTGCGCCCGACATTCTTTCTAACATTTTAGAAAGTCAAACTTTGCTGCAttcaaaaaaatctataatttccATATCCGTAGATGGGAATGTCGATTACAAGCTTCAATCGCGTAAGGAAAAtcatgataaaaataatgacgTCGAGTCTAAGAATGAAGGAAAACTTGATTTGTCTAAAGCAAATGAGGCTGTTCGAAATGTACCCTCATATCCGGGGCAGAACAGGGGCGGCGGATGGGGAGGCGGATACAGAGGAAACTATCATCGTGAGcaaaattctaataattttaacaggGGAGGTAATTACGAAAACAATTACGGAGGAAACTATCAGAATAGACAAGGAAATGCATACAActatcaaaacaataatatgcgTCGTGATGACGCCGACTATTATGATAACTTTTCAAGAAGGCCGCAGCAGTATTCACACACCGATGATACCTATTTTGATAGATCTAGAAGACCGGGTCCAATGGACAATAATAGAGGTAGCAATTATTCAAACCATCAGAGACCTAATGACCAGAGCCAGGGTCGATTTAGTTTGGGGCCATCCTGGCAACCTTACAGTGGTGGAGGCCCTTCGGCGCCCACCCCCAGACAAGATGTGCCTCCAATTCAGTCTCGACATTCGTTTGGAGGATTCGAAAACCCCGTTGATATGAGAATGGGTCAAGTACCGCCGACTAATACAAATACGAATTCTGAAATGTTTGTTGGAATTGACGCACCCCGTCAAGAGAAAACTCAACCACACGCACACCAACCCCTGTCCGACCCGCAAGCGTATCAGCCGTTGACGGAACCACCGGTTTTCAATTTTCAGAAAAATTCAGAAGTGGAAAAATCCGAAGACGAAAAAAGCGATTCGGGCCTCGTTATCGATACGGAGAAATACGACCCTACAGAACCAACACACGATGACGACAGCGGTGAAGATGAACCGATCGCATCGTCGGACTCCGAGGTACCGCCGCCGCCAGCTGTGCAGAGTATCCTGGCCGGCATTGATACCAGCGCCATGAACGTGCCTCCCAATATATTAGACACAGCCGTCAGACAAGTTCTAAAAGAGCATAGAAATCTAATTGTGCCTCCTAATGCGGAGACACATAACAGAAGCGATGACGATTCGGATGGCGATTGTCCCAATTTTTCGATTTATTCCGCCACTAGTGTTCACATAGCAAATAATAGTAGCAGTTTGACTGATGAGGTGCCGAAGGAGCAGCCTCAAGATAGTTTAGAAGATTTAGTTCAAGAAGATGATGAGACACCTCCATCGACATCTCCCATAACAATACCTGACCCATTAAATAACGAAAAGAAAACCGATGTCAGTAGAACTTCTACTAAGCCCCTTGTTAGCAGTTATGATATGGATGAAAAAAAGAAATCTGAGGAAGAATATAAGGAAAAGGTGTCCAAGAGATGTCCAATAACGACGAATACACGTAACccgataaaaattaaacttaatacatCATCGTTAATCAAAAGGCAAGTCAGTCTGTATGATGAAGAAGATACAAGTCAGGATGTCGAAGCGAACGAGAAAGCAGAGGTAACTCGAGAAATGCCTGAAgagaaattaaatatcaattgtaATACCATGAGCCTGAAAAAGCACGATGAAAGTCCAAAGAAGAAGTCTCCTTCACCTGAGAAGTGCGATGTACCACTTGAATCCAATGAGATCACTAAATCTGAACGATCTTCAAGTCCACTTATAAACAATGTCCTTAATAAGgatattttcaaaaaacaaGAACACATTATTAAAGAATCAGTTGATGATACTGTGaacgaaaataaaaacgatGATAATAAATGTGAATATATACGATCAAATACAAATACGTCATTAGAAAAAAGCGAAGACTCTCCAAAAAATAAAGATGAGTCTGATGAGGAAAGTCACTCTGACGTCGATGACGTACCAATCATTTTCACTGAACAATCACCAAAATTAGATGTAGAAGTTGCTAGAGTCGATGATAATGTTGAAAAAATGACTGAATCGATAAGTGAAACAGAAGATGAGCGGAGCTATACGCCGTGTCTCGATGAGAACAAGTCTAACAAGGACGCGTCGTTTGAAACTGAAAAGGATAAAGGACTGGAGGGTCTGGACACGGAAATGATTTCCGAGGAGGAAGGAAACGAAATGTTTTCAGAGAACGAACGAGCTGCGTCAGATATTTCGCGTGCCTCCCCCCCGAGGGTGCCTCCCGAGAACGAGGAGGGCGAGATAGCCGATAAAAAAAAGGAGGGAAAAAAGGTATCACTGCGCGACGAGGGCGcgaagaagaaaaaaaagaagGAGTCCAAGAAAGACACAAAAGAAAAGAGTAAGAGCAGAAAAAAGAGTGAAATTTCGTTCAAAAAGCTTAGCAAAAGTGGAAAGGAGAGAAACTACAGGGAGAGAGATAAAAACGAGAAAAGGAGCGAAAGGGAACGCCGGGACTCCGGCGACGCCAACGAGAGCCGGCAGCGGAGGCGCAAAGAGAAGAGAAAGGATCTCGAACGTTACGACGTGCGCACCGTCGTCACCGAGAAGAGACGAAAGCAGAAGGATCCCTTCGGCAGGGACGTGTCGCCCCGAGGCCGCTCGCCCTCGCTGTCGCCGCCCCCGCGCTCGCCCTCCCCCGCGCCctcccgccgccgccgcgccgcctCGCGCCGCTCGCTCTCCAAGGGCCGGCGCTCGGTCTCCAGGGGCCGCCGCTCCCTCTCTCGAATACGAAGATCACCCTCGCCGTCGCGGCGATCCCTGTCCCGGAGGAGGTCCCCGCCCGGCCGCCGGTCCGCCGGGCGGCGCGCCAGCCCCGCGCGCGGGCGCTCCCCGGCGCGCTCCAGGGCGTCGTCGGCGCGGCGCCGCTCGGGCACCCCGCGCGCCTCCCCGCGGCGCAGGAGCCCCCCGCGCCGCAAGCGTCGGCGCTCCGGCTCGCGGCTCGCCCGCCGGCGCTCGCTCAGCGCCAGCCCCCCGCGCCGCGCCACCAAGAAGAAGAAACGCACGCGCTCCGCCCGCCGCGCCCCCGCCGCCGTCTCGCCGGAGCGCAAGCGGCGGCGCAGCGCGAGCCGCCAGGCCGAGCCGGAGCCGGAGGCGCCCTCGCCGATGTCGCGCCCGCCCTCGCCGCGCACGCCGCCGCCCGAGCCGGAGCCCGAGCCGCGCGCGCCGCTGCGGTCGGACGACGAGCTCGAGCGGCGCGAGCGGAGGCGGCGCGACCCGGACCGCCTGAGGCGCCGCGTGCGCGACGCCGCCGGGCCCTCGAAGGAGGTGTTCACCTCCGGGGACAACATCCTCGTCAGCGTGAGCTTCAAGGAGCAGGAGCGCGGGGAGGAGGGCGATCGGCGACGCCGACGGGAGACCCGCCGCGACCGTAGACGTCGTCGGCGAGCCGCCGTCCCGCCGGAAGTCGAGGTCGCCAAGCCCGTCGCCATAATCGACCTCGAACGCTCGCCCTTCCGCGAGCTCACGCCGTCCCCGAAGAACGTGATAGTCCTCAGCGATAGCGACCCCGGCGAAAGGGAGGGCGCCGAGCCGGGAGTGCAGCCGCCGCCCGCACCGGAGCCGGCGCCCGAGCCCGCGCCGCCGGCGCTCGGACCCAAGACCCCTCCGGAGCCGACGGTGCCGGAACCCGCCGCGCCGGAGCCGGTCGAGGGACCCGACGAGCAGGCCGACGCGCCGGACTCCGAGCGGCAGTCGCCGGACGCGTACGACCCGTTCGAGCCGACGCGCTCGCCGTCCGCGTCGCCCGCGTCCGCGTCGCCGGCGCCCGAGCCCCCGCCGCCCTCCCCCCCGCGCGCGCTCATCACGCTGGAGGCGGCGCAGCGCAGCAACATGTCGGCCGACGAGGTGCTGGACCGGCGCCCGCTGACGCCCGTGGAGAAGGTGATGGCGCTGCTGCAGTCCACGCGTGACGCGTCGCCCGAGCCGGCGGCCGCGGAGCCCCCGCCGGCGCCGGCGCCGCGCATCGTGCTGCCGTCGCCGACGCGCGTGCCGCCCAAGCTGTTCCCGGGCAAGCCGTCGCCGATCAAGTCCAACCCGGTGAAGCCCATGCAGGCGACGCGGCTGCAGCGCCCGCCGTCGGAGGGCGGCGCGTCGCCGTACTCGCCGGGCTCCAGCGACTTCGGCGAGCTGTTCGagccgccgccgcgccgcgcgcgcctCGACCGGAAGAGAg GCAAAACGCAAGTGGGCGTTAAAATAGACGAGGAGAACCTGAAAATCCTAGACGACTTGCCGAGCTCCGCCGTCGAGATGCAAGTCAAGAGTAAA ATGTCCGTGCGTGCGCAGTTCCTGAAGAAGCTGAACCGGCAGGAGCGCGTCGTAGAGGAGGTGAAGCTCGTGCTGAAACCGCACTACATCAAGAAGCGCGTCACCAAGGAGGAGTACAAGGACATCCTGCGGCGCGCCGTGCCCAAG ATCTGCCACAACAAGTCGGGCGAGATCAACCCGACGAAGATCCAAGCCCTCGTGGAAGCTTACGTGAAGAAGTTCAGGAAAAAACACAAACTCGGACTGGCGTAG